In one Lolium rigidum isolate FL_2022 chromosome 3, APGP_CSIRO_Lrig_0.1, whole genome shotgun sequence genomic region, the following are encoded:
- the LOC124702961 gene encoding protein NRT1/ PTR FAMILY 8.3-like codes for MDSTEKGPLLGKHSSSSLQSSAEYTGDGSVCIRGSPACRKDTGNWKACSLTIVCSFCLYLAYISISKNLVSYLTKVLDETNVAAARDVATWRGTSYLVPLLGAFLADSYLGKYRTALIFCTILFLGMMMLLLSAALPLISTGSLAWIIPTGPVSSQYIFFVGLYMVALGYGAQKPCVVSFGADQFDDTDEVERTNKSTYFNWYYFTLNAASLISGTIIVWVQDHEGWVWGFAISTAFVALGACTLFFGSDAYRFQKPGGSPLARICQVLVASTRNLGEDLPCDSTALYEFLGQGSAIQGSRKLEHTDGLNFFDRAAIVTPSGCESPRQLSTWKICTVTQVEELKILVRMLPIWSTVILHSTVQEHVFSTFVEQGMVMEKHLGSFEIPAASFQSVQVITALLLIPFYGRVLVAVFRNFTGRTNGITPLQRMGVGLIFSMLSMTSAAVVESNRLRIAQDKGLVHHQVAVPMSILWQGPQYMLLGAGEVFTTIGISEFFYGESPDSMRSLCMAFCFANVAAGNYLNTFILSLVPVFTATGDTAGWIPGNLNEGHLDRFYFMMAGLSFLNLLAFMFCATRYTNVKRLRI; via the exons ATGGACTCCACGGAGAAGGGCCCTCTGCTGGGGAAGCACAGTTCCTCCTCGCTGCAG AGTAGTGCCGAATATACAGGCGATGGATCTGTTTGCATCCGTGGGAGTCCTGCTTGCAGGAAAGATACAGGGAACTGGAAGGCTTGCTCCTTAACCATAG TTTGTTCGTTCTGCTTGTATCTGGCCTATATCTCGATCTCGAAAAACCTAGTCAGTTATCTCACAAAGGTCCTAGATGAAACAAACGTGGCCGCTGCAAGAGACGTTGCAACTTGGCGAGGTACTAGCTATCTCGTACCTTTACTTGGAGCCTTCTTAGCTGATTCATATCTGGGCAAGTACAGGACAGCTCTCATCTTCTGCACAATCTTATTTCTA GGAATGATGATGTTGCTTCTATCCGCGGCTCTTCCGTTGATCTCCACCGGTTCTCTGGCATGGATTATTCCAACAGGTCCCGTGTCTTCACAGTACATATTCTTCGTCGGGCTGTACATGGTTGCTCTAGGGTATGGCGCGCAGAAACCTTGCGTCGTGTCCTTCGGAGCCGAccaatttgatgacactgatgaagtCGAGAGAACCAATAAGAGCACTTATTTCAATTGGTACTACTTCACCCTCAATGCTGCTTCGCTGATCTCAGGGACTATTATTGTGTGGGTGCAAGACCATGAAGGCTGGGTCTGGGGTTTTGCCATTTCTACAGCGTTTGTGGCTTTAGGGGCATGTACTCTTTTCTTCGGCTCAGATGCGTATAGATTCcagaaacctggaggaagccccCTTGCAAGAATATGCCAGGTTCTTGTCGCGTCTACTCGCAACCTCGGTGAAGATTTGCCATGCGACTCCACAGCTCTTTATGAGTTCCTGGGTCAAGGTTCAGCAATCCAAGGCAGCCGGAAATTGGAGCATACAGATGGCCTTAA CTTCTTTGATAGAGCTGCAATCGTGACACCATCTGGCTGTGAATCTCCTCGCCAACTTAGTACATGGAAGATCTGCACTGTCACTCAGGTGGAGGAGTTAAAGATTCTGGTCAGGATGTTGCCAATCTGGTCTACGGTGATACTACATTCTACAGTTCAAGAACACGTGTTTTCGACGTTTGTAGAGCAAGGCATGGTAATGGAGAAACACCTCGGCTCTTTCGAAATACCTGCTGCGTCCTTCCAGTCCGTACAAGTCATCACTGCCCTTCTACTTATTCCATTCTATGGACGAGTCCTCGTCGCGGTATTCAGAAACTTCACTGGGAGGACGAACGGCATTACGCCGCTGCAACGGATGGGAGTCGGTCTGATTTTCTCAATGCTATCAATGACGTCAGCAGCAGTGGTGGAGAGCAACCGGTTGCGGATCGCACAGGACAAAGGATTGGTTCACCATCAGGTGGCCGTTCCGATGAGCATCCTGTGGCAGGGACCCCAGTACATGCTGCTAGGAGCCGGCGAGGTGTTCACTACCATTGGGATAAGCGAGTTCTTTTACGGTGAATCGCCAGACTCCATGAGAAGCCTGTGCATGGCTTTCTGTTTTGCCAACGTCGCGGCTGGAAATTACCTTAATACGTTCATCCTGTCTCTTGTGCCGGTGTTCACAGCCACAGGAGACACTGCAGGCTGGATACCTGGTAACTTGAATGAAGGACATTTGGATAGATTCTACTTTATGATGGCTGGGTTGAGTTTCCTGAATTTGTTGGCATTTATGTTCTGTGCTACTAGGTACACAAATGTGAAAAGGCTTCGTATATAG